In one Carassius carassius chromosome 14, fCarCar2.1, whole genome shotgun sequence genomic region, the following are encoded:
- the LOC132156535 gene encoding uncharacterized protein LOC132156535, whose translation MSSAMSETRNFTVPSLDLESLLSLKVKIRQEGLLDSLLKTNLDFSMQALEAFPASKRHNVSLTLEGECHLVCITAGTPVLFCMAHLGTNGPQLLQRTHPESRLTTSSLAESHFAGHHCCDELESCFEQAKKALAHNNPSDLDHMELKITCGELHLTYSTHQPLHTLHIQPRRRVFLGKTLSLEKILETKMHLEKSGEMKKDLLTCFQFLLQHSNQYKEENTQIILHGNGEMLEFVTGRKDNHTTKHFIFTDAQNKAHSQRVLVMGI comes from the coding sequence GAGAAATTTCACTGTACCTTCTCTTGATCTGGAGTCACTCCTGTCATTAAAGGTGAAAATCCGTCAGGAAGGATTGCTGGACTCACTACTGAAAACCAATCTTGACTTCTCTATGCAAGCCCTGGAGGCCTTTCCTGCATCCAAGCGGCATAATGTCTCTCTAACACTGGAAGGAGAGTGCCACCTGGTGTGTATCACTGCCGGAACACCTGTCCTGTTCTGCATGGCACATCTGGGCACAAACGGTCCACAGCTCCTTCAAAGGACCCATCCAGAATCTCGACTCACGACCTCCAGCCTGGCAGAGAGCCATTTTGCTGGACATCACTGTTGTGATGAGTTGGAAAGCTGCTTCGAGCAAGCTAAAAAAGCCCTGGCTCACAATAACCCATCAGATCTGGATCACATGGAGCTCAAGATCACCTGTGGAGAGCTGCACCTCACATACAGTACCCATCAGCCCCTGCACACCCTCCACATCCAGCCACGCCGTAGAGTTTTCTTGGGCAAAACGCTGTCACTAGAGAAGATCCTAGAGACAAAGATGCACCTGGAGAAAAGCGGTGAGATGAAGAAAGACCTGCTCACGTGTTTTCAGTTCTTGCTGCAGCATTCTAACCAGTATAAAGAGGAGAATACACAGATAATTCTCCATGGTAATGGGGAGATGCTGGAGTTTGTCACTGGAAGAAAAGATAACCATACAACCAAGCACTTCATCTTCACCGATGCCCAGAACAAAGCTCACAGCCAGCGGGTGCTAGTTATGGGAATATGA